In Thiospirochaeta perfilievii, a single window of DNA contains:
- a CDS encoding ATP-binding protein: MSSRIKISVFTTEIHDHTSQELISGILASSEMMGIDVVIASVGGIKQVQDFCVEKRALYVDVLDEYDFSGVIVLAGSMTNYVTIDELKDFLSFIPKTIPTITISVKVPGFPAILSDNFSPVKDIVSHLIKVHSKKKIMFIKGPKGQLEAESRFKGYLEALETNNIPMDKEYVFDGDFTPHSGANAIKELFNKKLELPDAIVCADDDTALGVYAEIKKRKINFNKENIAVTGFDNARYTKSMDPSLTTVDQQFYNQGRIAVAKLLEKIKGGVLGDYNSIPKIIYRNSCGCITAIDDFIEDGENFVEFVSSRLDDVKIEGLERDINSIANILNEFVENKEFVFSTKIDEFIAKYKYRGYNLNTLTEIINILSERVIEQLNRSHLLMFYKNMQRIQSNIIKAINNEKLRQFRNLNEQSSELDSILMALATVMSYQELEAVLDRNFYYLGIKSITLIFNNCENGFINGLKGRTFVKDDSLNRNSKVYCKLFLPLNSLNYSGYCELEILLNSFHIGEVLSFQISRALYLIEVFNNLKDKVREIDKSYMDLRVTKDLLIENEKLANLGGLVAGFTHEISTPLGVGVTGVSHLSGELIKIKEQFNQGGLKKSEMGTFISTSEETADIILKNLERASSLVNGFKQISVDQASDIKREINLGSYLKEVTLSLAPITRSGKHRINLLVKDEIIIKSYPGVISQVVTNLVQNSIKHGFEDMVNGIIDILLFLDKKTIVLEYRDNGVGIPHENRDRIFEPYFSTKIGKGGSGLGMSIIKKLIEKKLLGSIEYSPNSPKGVCFIVTIPF; this comes from the coding sequence ATGAGTAGTAGAATTAAGATATCTGTTTTTACAACTGAAATACATGACCACACTTCCCAGGAATTAATTTCAGGGATACTCGCATCATCTGAGATGATGGGTATTGATGTTGTTATCGCTTCTGTAGGTGGTATAAAACAGGTTCAAGATTTCTGTGTAGAGAAGAGAGCTCTTTATGTTGATGTTTTAGATGAGTATGACTTTAGCGGTGTTATAGTTTTGGCAGGATCCATGACAAATTATGTAACAATTGATGAGTTAAAGGACTTTTTATCATTTATCCCAAAAACTATTCCTACTATAACAATCTCAGTTAAAGTCCCAGGTTTTCCTGCAATTTTATCAGATAATTTTAGTCCAGTAAAAGATATTGTTTCCCATTTAATTAAAGTTCATAGTAAGAAGAAGATTATGTTTATTAAGGGGCCTAAGGGGCAATTAGAGGCTGAGAGCAGATTCAAAGGCTATCTTGAAGCCTTAGAAACAAACAATATTCCTATGGATAAAGAGTATGTTTTTGATGGAGATTTTACTCCCCACTCTGGTGCGAATGCAATAAAGGAGCTTTTTAATAAAAAATTAGAACTTCCAGATGCCATAGTCTGTGCCGATGATGATACAGCTTTAGGGGTATACGCCGAGATAAAAAAAAGGAAAATAAATTTTAACAAAGAGAATATAGCTGTAACTGGATTTGATAATGCTCGTTATACAAAGTCTATGGATCCCTCCCTCACCACTGTTGATCAACAATTTTACAACCAAGGAAGAATAGCTGTTGCTAAACTTCTTGAAAAAATAAAGGGAGGAGTCCTAGGAGATTATAATAGTATTCCTAAGATTATATATCGAAATAGCTGTGGATGTATTACAGCTATTGATGATTTTATAGAGGATGGTGAAAACTTTGTTGAGTTTGTATCCAGTAGGCTTGATGATGTAAAAATAGAAGGGTTAGAGAGGGATATAAATAGTATTGCTAATATATTAAATGAATTTGTAGAGAATAAGGAGTTTGTTTTCTCAACTAAAATTGATGAATTTATAGCCAAGTATAAATACAGGGGATATAACTTAAATACATTAACGGAAATAATAAATATTTTGTCAGAGAGAGTTATTGAGCAATTAAATAGAAGCCACCTATTAATGTTTTATAAAAATATGCAAAGAATTCAATCTAATATCATAAAGGCTATTAACAATGAAAAGCTAAGGCAGTTTAGAAATTTAAATGAACAGAGTTCAGAACTGGATTCTATATTGATGGCCCTAGCAACTGTAATGAGTTATCAGGAGCTAGAAGCGGTTCTAGATAGAAATTTCTACTATCTAGGTATAAAAAGCATAACCTTGATTTTTAATAATTGCGAAAATGGTTTTATAAATGGATTAAAGGGCAGAACCTTTGTTAAAGATGACTCTCTTAATAGAAATAGTAAGGTTTATTGTAAGCTTTTTCTCCCTTTAAATAGCTTAAATTACTCTGGTTACTGCGAGTTGGAGATACTATTAAATAGCTTCCATATTGGGGAAGTTTTATCATTTCAGATTTCTAGAGCACTATATCTAATAGAGGTTTTTAATAATTTAAAAGATAAAGTTCGGGAGATCGATAAATCCTATATGGATCTAAGGGTTACGAAAGACCTACTTATAGAGAATGAAAAATTGGCTAATCTTGGAGGTCTTGTAGCTGGATTTACCCATGAAATAAGCACTCCCCTTGGGGTTGGTGTAACTGGAGTAAGTCATCTAAGTGGTGAACTTATTAAAATAAAAGAGCAATTTAACCAAGGGGGGCTTAAAAAGTCAGAAATGGGTACTTTTATATCAACTTCTGAAGAGACTGCAGATATTATACTTAAGAATTTGGAGAGGGCTTCATCCCTTGTTAATGGATTTAAACAGATATCTGTAGATCAGGCAAGTGATATTAAAAGAGAGATAAACCTAGGTTCCTACCTAAAAGAGGTAACACTCTCTCTTGCTCCTATAACAAGAAGTGGAAAGCATAGAATAAATTTATTAGTTAAAGATGAGATTATTATAAAGTCCTATCCTGGTGTTATATCCCAAGTAGTAACAAATTTAGTTCAAAATAGTATAAAACATGGTTTCGAAGATATGGTAAACGGGATTATTGATATATTACTCTTTTTAGATAAAAAAACTATTGTTTTAGAGTATAGGGATAACGGAGTAGGTATCCCTCATGAAAATAGAGATAGAATATTCGAGCCCTATTTTTCTACTAAAATTGGTAAGGGTGGTAGTGGACTAGGTATGTCTATAATTAAAAAACTTATAGAGAAAAAACTTCTAGGTTCTATAGAGTATAGCCCTAACTCCCCAAAGGGAGTCTGTTTTATTGTTACTATTCCATTTTAA
- a CDS encoding Fe-S-containing hydro-lyase has product MKHIELPLTDEKIRDLKMGDEVLLSGSILVGRDQAHKRVCDLIDNNQELPVNINGEVIYYMGPSPAKEGDVIGACGPTTSSRMDAFAPKLMDVGLKGMIGKGPRYGDVLKSIIKNKAIYFYSFGGCGALYAQKVIKSDIVAFEDLGPEAIRRLVIKDFPVIVAIDSWGNNIYNRD; this is encoded by the coding sequence ATGAAGCATATAGAGTTACCCCTTACAGATGAAAAAATTAGAGATTTAAAAATGGGGGATGAAGTCCTTCTATCAGGTAGTATTTTAGTAGGTAGGGATCAGGCCCATAAGAGAGTGTGTGATCTAATTGATAATAATCAAGAGCTTCCAGTAAATATTAATGGGGAAGTTATCTACTATATGGGGCCATCTCCAGCAAAAGAGGGTGATGTTATAGGTGCATGTGGGCCTACAACATCTTCTAGGATGGATGCTTTTGCTCCTAAATTAATGGATGTAGGATTAAAGGGGATGATAGGAAAGGGGCCTCGATATGGGGATGTCCTAAAATCAATTATTAAAAATAAGGCTATCTACTTCTACTCCTTTGGAGGATGTGGAGCTCTATATGCACAAAAAGTAATTAAGAGTGATATTGTAGCCTTTGAAGATCTAGGGCCAGAAGCTATTAGAAGGCTGGTTATTAAGGATTTTCCTGTAATTGTTGCTATTGATAGTTGGGGAAACAATATCTATAACAGAGATTAG
- the yidD gene encoding membrane protein insertion efficiency factor YidD, whose protein sequence is MKRFLSAILILPIKLYQILISPLFPPKCIYFPSCSSYCIDSLKKHGPIMGLIYGVLRIFRCSPLFKGGVDPVIEKTTIKEQLFKYKEFIRSYKK, encoded by the coding sequence ATGAAAAGGTTTTTATCTGCAATTTTAATACTACCAATAAAGTTGTATCAAATACTAATATCACCTCTATTTCCACCAAAGTGTATATATTTTCCAAGCTGTTCAAGCTACTGTATAGACTCCTTAAAAAAACATGGACCTATAATGGGATTGATATATGGAGTATTAAGGATCTTTAGGTGCAGCCCACTTTTTAAGGGAGGGGTAGACCCTGTAATTGAGAAAACTACAATAAAAGAGCAGTTGTTTAAATATAAAGAGTTTATAAGGAGTTATAAAAAGTGA
- a CDS encoding sensor histidine kinase, with the protein MGLKTFRNQKLRNKLLIIYILGFFIPMMFINILFSYNLYLEDRDFDRKNLENQISKASILIKNEFNSALQIIYSVYINKDLTDFIRGSYSSSNEYLKERNQVFKTNSLLNQLSTYDIKYTIFTKNKKYRPDPVIKRIDKEVETSLWYREFTKSKKTGYLYYTNENREYISIIRTLDYRVKDDKKWDNILKADIPINKIIEHINGLPREFGVSLLSNKNEVVYQTINNKSIDYVFEKNFVGIKMLSEWSLRGLMYKKSYYTYLVSNNRIKIIIPIIIILVSGSLIIFMLSRSFYSRIYRLSRRMEDVRLGNFKPVEIFLEDGDEITELSRSYNIMIDHIENLINEVSEGKIRENSNELAKNKAQLSALISQINPHYLFNVLESIRMKSLVKGEKETANIIKHLSRSFRHTISWDKNIITLKEELDIVNDFLKVQKYRFGDKLNYTINVDESLYVLNIPRLSLQPFIENSCIHGIENIDNHGKLNITIFRDNDFLRVTIKDNGQGITDEVLTKLHTEMSNCKVENRHIGFSNTYWRLKKLYPNFSLQIESTLTQGTTIYLNIPVTEGDNVDL; encoded by the coding sequence ATGGGGTTAAAAACATTCAGAAATCAAAAACTAAGGAACAAACTCCTAATAATTTATATTTTAGGTTTTTTTATACCTATGATGTTTATAAATATACTATTCTCCTACAATCTATATCTAGAGGATAGAGATTTTGATAGAAAAAATCTTGAGAACCAGATAAGTAAGGCCTCCATATTAATAAAAAATGAGTTTAATAGTGCTCTACAGATTATCTATTCGGTCTATATAAATAAGGATTTAACGGATTTTATAAGAGGATCATACTCCTCATCCAATGAGTATTTAAAAGAGCGTAACCAAGTATTTAAAACCAACTCCCTACTTAATCAACTAAGTACCTATGATATAAAATATACAATTTTCACAAAAAATAAGAAGTATAGGCCGGACCCTGTAATAAAAAGAATAGATAAGGAAGTTGAGACTTCCCTCTGGTATAGAGAGTTTACTAAGAGCAAAAAAACAGGATACCTATATTATACCAATGAAAACCGAGAATATATATCGATTATACGAACCCTAGACTATAGGGTTAAGGATGACAAAAAGTGGGATAACATATTAAAGGCAGATATCCCTATAAACAAAATAATAGAACATATTAATGGACTACCTAGGGAGTTTGGAGTATCCCTACTATCTAATAAAAATGAAGTTGTATATCAAACTATTAATAATAAGAGTATAGATTATGTCTTTGAGAAGAATTTTGTTGGGATAAAAATGCTCTCAGAGTGGAGTTTAAGGGGTCTGATGTATAAAAAGAGCTACTATACCTACCTTGTAAGCAATAACCGTATAAAAATAATTATTCCGATTATTATCATTTTAGTATCAGGTTCACTAATTATTTTTATGTTATCTAGATCATTTTATAGCCGTATATACCGCTTATCCCGAAGGATGGAGGATGTAAGGTTAGGAAATTTTAAACCTGTTGAGATCTTTTTAGAAGATGGGGATGAGATTACCGAACTATCTAGAAGTTATAACATTATGATAGATCATATAGAAAACCTTATAAATGAAGTCTCAGAGGGTAAAATAAGGGAGAATAGCAATGAGTTAGCAAAGAATAAAGCTCAATTAAGTGCTCTTATTAGTCAAATAAATCCCCACTACCTTTTTAATGTACTTGAATCCATAAGAATGAAATCCCTAGTTAAAGGAGAAAAAGAGACAGCAAATATAATAAAACATCTATCAAGATCTTTTAGGCATACAATATCATGGGATAAAAATATAATAACCCTAAAAGAAGAACTAGATATAGTTAACGACTTTTTAAAAGTACAGAAATACCGCTTTGGGGATAAATTAAACTACACTATAAATGTTGATGAATCTCTATACGTACTAAATATTCCTAGGTTGAGTCTGCAACCCTTTATAGAAAACAGCTGTATTCACGGTATAGAAAATATAGATAACCATGGGAAACTTAATATTACAATATTTAGGGATAATGATTTTTTAAGGGTTACAATTAAAGATAATGGTCAAGGGATAACAGATGAAGTTCTTACTAAACTTCACACTGAGATGTCAAATTGCAAAGTAGAAAATAGACACATAGGGTTCTCCAATACATATTGGAGACTTAAAAAACTGTACCCTAACTTCTCACTACAGATAGAAAGTACCCTTACCCAAGGCACAACAATATACTTAAATATTCCAGTAACAGAGGGAGATAATGTAGACCTATGA
- a CDS encoding response regulator, giving the protein MIKTLIVDDEPNIREGLKIVIEWEKLGFQVVGEAASGVEALRKIEELQPAVVITDVKMPKMSGLELAAECVKKELNISFIILSGHGEFSMAKQALNLGVNDYLLKPVDEDELTEALIKLKKDKFSSISRHHSEPIYLQAQFDQLLSSNRERELPEIKRLFKIDNQISFYYVIVDSRGNIPVDTIKGLIQKTLPSNSTISLKKHMCGSYGFMIHSTMLKDYNHSINIYLMDLISFVYKETLKEVSIYLGTKKRNLYELKDSMDEAVIASVHRYYRESGIIIDYNNIQHLDFCDEYSETQYIDDILNGVLDRDRGEVTRSINNLVNYFLDQYLSAHIIYLHLNRLLNRVLESVQKLGGDSEKIIHKADFIIKRESQIYLYSLPNKIEGLMDVVLNIINKLKNKSSLGLELKEYIDVNFRENLSLKCVADKFNVNPAYLGQVFKKETGTSFNSYFHTLRLNEASKLLLQSNIKIYEVAQSVGYMDVNYFMKKFERQFSTTPKQYRKNYNKSIKI; this is encoded by the coding sequence ATGATTAAAACTTTAATAGTAGATGACGAACCTAATATTAGGGAAGGGCTTAAAATTGTAATCGAGTGGGAGAAGTTAGGTTTTCAAGTTGTTGGAGAGGCAGCTAGTGGGGTTGAAGCTCTAAGAAAAATTGAAGAGTTACAACCCGCTGTTGTTATAACAGATGTAAAAATGCCAAAGATGAGTGGATTAGAACTTGCTGCTGAGTGTGTAAAAAAAGAATTAAATATATCGTTTATAATATTATCAGGCCACGGAGAGTTTTCTATGGCTAAACAAGCCTTAAATTTAGGGGTAAATGACTATCTATTAAAACCAGTGGATGAAGATGAATTAACTGAGGCTTTAATTAAATTAAAAAAGGATAAATTTTCATCAATCTCTAGACATCACTCTGAACCTATATATCTACAAGCCCAATTTGATCAGCTTTTATCATCAAATAGAGAGAGGGAGTTACCAGAGATTAAGAGACTATTTAAAATTGATAATCAGATCAGTTTTTATTATGTAATAGTCGATTCAAGGGGTAATATACCTGTTGATACTATTAAAGGGCTAATTCAAAAAACCCTACCATCAAACTCTACTATATCCCTTAAAAAACATATGTGTGGAAGTTATGGTTTTATGATACACAGTACCATGTTAAAAGATTATAACCACAGTATAAACATCTATCTTATGGATCTAATATCATTTGTATATAAAGAGACTTTAAAGGAAGTATCAATCTACCTAGGTACAAAAAAGAGAAATTTATATGAACTAAAAGACTCCATGGATGAGGCCGTTATAGCTTCAGTTCATAGATATTACAGAGAGAGTGGAATAATAATTGACTATAACAATATTCAGCACCTAGACTTTTGTGATGAATATAGTGAGACCCAATATATAGATGATATTTTAAATGGGGTTTTAGATAGAGATAGAGGGGAAGTTACTAGAAGTATTAATAATCTAGTTAACTACTTTTTAGATCAATACCTATCAGCCCATATAATCTACCTGCACCTAAATCGTCTTCTTAATAGAGTTTTAGAGAGTGTACAGAAACTTGGGGGGGACAGTGAAAAGATTATACATAAAGCTGACTTTATAATAAAAAGAGAGAGCCAGATTTACCTCTATTCACTTCCAAATAAAATAGAAGGACTGATGGATGTAGTTTTAAATATTATTAATAAACTAAAAAACAAGAGCTCCCTTGGCTTAGAACTAAAAGAGTATATTGATGTAAACTTTAGAGAGAATTTAAGTCTAAAATGTGTTGCAGATAAATTTAATGTTAATCCAGCCTACCTAGGACAAGTATTTAAAAAGGAGACAGGTACATCTTTTAATAGTTATTTCCACACTCTAAGACTCAATGAAGCCAGTAAGTTATTATTACAAAGTAATATAAAAATATACGAAGTAGCCCAGAGTGTAGGTTATATGGATGTTAATTATTTTATGAAGAAATTTGAGAGACAATTCAGTACAACACCTAAGCAGTACAGA